One genomic segment of Bacteroidota bacterium includes these proteins:
- a CDS encoding Calx-beta domain-containing protein — MKKISLSLLFVIGLLFSNSNLEAQSISSAIVPQYAKGNAGAATNTARVPFFIWAKLTGFTANTTYRYGVRAIQESTDGPTSKGGGNQIFVHQSGNNTFSSSYGLKTVGQYDSLTTDNNGEYAGWFGLELTGNVRFTDGNYIKPRIILNDGVANSSNDSFHLTTADSVKCLDFSTTSGSGCTGVFSHSKAADKNFAFLYDNVNGSGRPLSITLIEQDGYDYRNSATAATFYKNNVDSISGAWGTIIPNSLANGVRRVENHNLSDGSLYHADTDADGVWATGSINTVNPKGGTTAIQISGTDAPLIPVAPKNPVVKFNNITASIGEGAGTTSVTIDISAAPTKGESISIIVKGGTATNGTDYSLASSSASFAASSTTSQSITINLTDDALAEGGEDIVLALRNASNGIDIGADSIMTITIKDNDVPNVSFASTTSSVKENIDTVWVDVNLANPDPNNATKVDVALTGGTATNGTDINSYTAQTVTFAAGSTTAQTIWFKVNDDIVDESDETLIFSLQNATNSAQITNGTNTITIIDNDTTIAAVIPKISFKFVSDSVTEGNNASIAVSISSADTANDVTIDVVSNGGTAISGTHYTYTTTKLTFAKGTTTAQNVSVSTISDKLISGDHTLILKLQNASTNATIGSLDIFTLNIKDNGMVAISEVSKLYHIQMMPNPAKDILYINASQAIEQIKIMDINGRVITDLIKIQNNTAQLGLQQLCAGIYIVQININGQTAIEKLIVE, encoded by the coding sequence ATGAAAAAAATATCTCTTTCTCTACTCTTTGTTATAGGTTTATTATTTAGTAATAGCAACTTAGAAGCTCAATCTATAAGTTCAGCCATTGTTCCGCAATATGCCAAAGGCAATGCAGGTGCAGCAACTAATACCGCTCGTGTGCCATTTTTTATATGGGCCAAATTAACCGGATTTACTGCTAACACCACTTATCGTTATGGTGTTCGTGCCATACAAGAATCAACCGATGGTCCTACCTCAAAGGGTGGTGGTAACCAAATATTTGTGCACCAAAGCGGCAATAATACTTTTTCATCTTCATATGGACTGAAAACCGTTGGTCAATATGATTCGCTTACTACTGATAATAACGGTGAGTATGCAGGTTGGTTTGGATTGGAGCTAACAGGTAACGTGCGTTTTACGGATGGCAATTATATTAAACCGCGTATTATATTAAACGATGGAGTAGCCAATAGTTCAAATGATTCTTTTCATCTGACGACTGCTGATAGTGTTAAGTGTTTAGATTTTTCAACCACTTCAGGTTCAGGTTGTACCGGTGTTTTTTCTCATAGCAAGGCCGCTGATAAGAATTTTGCTTTTTTATATGATAATGTAAATGGATCAGGTAGACCCTTAAGCATTACATTAATTGAACAGGATGGATATGATTATAGAAATTCGGCCACTGCAGCAACATTTTATAAGAACAATGTAGATTCTATTTCAGGTGCTTGGGGTACTATTATTCCTAATAGTTTAGCAAATGGTGTTCGTAGAGTTGAAAACCATAATTTATCAGATGGGTCATTATACCATGCCGACACTGATGCAGATGGTGTTTGGGCTACAGGTAGTATTAATACTGTTAATCCAAAAGGGGGAACTACTGCTATACAAATTAGTGGAACTGATGCTCCATTAATTCCCGTAGCTCCCAAAAATCCCGTAGTAAAATTTAATAATATTACAGCTAGCATTGGCGAAGGTGCAGGGACTACCAGCGTTACTATTGATATATCTGCTGCTCCTACCAAAGGTGAAAGTATTTCTATTATAGTAAAAGGAGGAACGGCGACTAATGGTACCGATTACTCACTGGCATCCTCTTCTGCATCGTTTGCAGCGAGTAGCACCACTTCACAAAGTATTACCATAAACCTAACTGATGATGCATTAGCAGAAGGCGGAGAAGATATCGTTTTGGCTCTTCGCAATGCTTCAAATGGAATTGATATCGGAGCAGATTCGATTATGACAATTACCATTAAAGATAATGATGTTCCCAATGTATCATTTGCCTCAACAACCTCATCGGTAAAAGAAAATATTGACACCGTTTGGGTAGACGTTAATTTGGCAAATCCAGATCCTAATAATGCCACCAAAGTGGATGTGGCACTTACTGGTGGAACCGCAACAAATGGTACTGATATAAACAGCTATACTGCACAAACCGTAACTTTTGCAGCAGGCAGCACCACTGCACAAACTATATGGTTTAAAGTAAATGATGATATAGTAGACGAAAGCGACGAGACTTTAATTTTCTCATTACAAAATGCTACGAACAGTGCACAAATTACTAATGGTACAAATACCATTACTATTATAGATAACGATACAACTATTGCAGCAGTAATACCTAAAATCTCATTCAAATTCGTTTCCGATTCAGTAACAGAGGGTAATAACGCAAGTATCGCTGTTTCTATTAGTAGTGCTGATACAGCAAATGATGTAACTATAGATGTGGTATCTAACGGAGGTACTGCAATTAGCGGAACGCATTACACTTATACTACTACTAAGTTAACCTTTGCTAAAGGCACTACTACTGCCCAAAATGTTTCGGTAAGCACCATTAGCGACAAGTTGATAAGCGGAGACCATACCTTGATTTTGAAACTGCAAAATGCCTCTACAAATGCAACAATTGGTTCGCTAGATATATTTACATTAAATATTAAGGACAACGGAATGGTTGCTATTAGCGAAGTAAGCAAATTGTATCATATACAAATGATGCCCAATCCAGCAAAAGATATATTATATATAAATGCAAGCCAAGCTATCGAGCAAATTAAAATTATGGATATTAATGGGCGTGTAATTACTGATTTGATTAAAATTCAAAATAACACAGCTCAATTAGGTTTGCAACAACTGTGTGCAGGTATATATATAGTACAAATAAATATAAATGGACAAACCGCTATCGAAAAGTTGATAGTAGAATAA
- a CDS encoding Hsp20/alpha crystallin family protein: MNYKTYYPKRNHLLDRYIPFGFNAAFNNPWFDRAETEKGFTPRVDVAETETAFELHVALPGMEKEQIKVEVKDGLLTISGERKQITEEKTKFRSIETRYGSFSRSFRLGETANAASISAEFKNGILLATIPKKEIETKTKNVVEVR, encoded by the coding sequence ATGAATTACAAAACATATTACCCCAAAAGAAACCATCTGTTGGATCGTTATATCCCATTTGGTTTTAATGCTGCCTTTAATAACCCTTGGTTTGATAGGGCAGAAACAGAAAAAGGTTTTACGCCTCGTGTTGACGTAGCTGAAACCGAAACCGCTTTTGAATTGCATGTGGCATTGCCCGGCATGGAAAAAGAACAAATTAAAGTAGAAGTGAAAGACGGATTACTAACGATTAGTGGCGAACGCAAGCAAATTACTGAAGAGAAAACTAAATTTCGCAGCATTGAAACTCGCTATGGAAGCTTTAGTCGCTCGTTCCGCTTAGGTGAAACGGCAAATGCTGCAAGCATAAGTGCTGAATTTAAGAATGGGATTTTATTGGCAACTATTCCTAAAAAAGAGATAGAAACCAAAACAAAAAATGTGGTAGAAGTTAGGTAA
- the gatA gene encoding Asp-tRNA(Asn)/Glu-tRNA(Gln) amidotransferase subunit GatA: protein MADYKQYKENLIKGETTVVQTVQSFLNNANEHKHLNAFIELWGEEALQRAVEIDIEISKGNCGKLAGMVIALKDNICYKGHSVTASSKILFGFESLYSATAVERLLAAGAIIIGRCNSDEFAMGASNETSTYGPVLNAQDNTRVPGGSSGGCAVAVQAGLCHAALGSDTGGSIRQPAAFCGQVGFKPSYGRVSRWGLLAYGSSFDQIGPITTNVYDCALLMEVISGADSKDATASNKNVDEYSKLEKAGNPLKIAYLDTCFNNPGLDDELRTQSFSIFEQLRAKGHTVEAVEFPYLDYLVPAYYVLTTAEASSNLSRYQGLAYGHRTSEKGDLDALFKRSRSEGFGREVQRRIMLGTFVLTSDFYDAYYTKAQRVRRLIQESTDKILADYDFIITPTTPSTAFKFGEKTKDPVAMYLADIFTVQANLSGHPAISLPAGVHSNGMPWGIQLMGTQFGEKKLLSFSQELSKIVSL from the coding sequence GTGGCTGATTATAAACAATATAAAGAGAACTTAATAAAAGGTGAAACTACGGTAGTGCAAACTGTTCAGAGTTTTCTGAATAATGCGAATGAGCACAAACATCTCAATGCTTTTATAGAATTGTGGGGCGAAGAAGCCCTGCAAAGAGCTGTTGAAATTGATATAGAAATTTCCAAAGGTAATTGTGGCAAATTAGCTGGAATGGTGATTGCCCTCAAAGATAATATTTGTTATAAGGGCCATAGTGTTACCGCATCTTCAAAAATATTGTTCGGATTTGAATCATTATATAGTGCGACCGCAGTAGAACGTCTTTTAGCAGCGGGAGCCATCATAATAGGCCGCTGCAATTCCGATGAATTTGCTATGGGGGCAAGCAATGAAACGAGCACTTACGGGCCTGTGCTCAATGCCCAAGACAATACCCGCGTTCCTGGTGGAAGCAGCGGTGGATGTGCTGTTGCTGTTCAAGCAGGTTTATGCCATGCTGCATTGGGCAGCGATACAGGTGGTTCTATCAGACAGCCCGCAGCATTTTGCGGACAAGTTGGATTTAAGCCTAGTTATGGCAGAGTGAGCCGCTGGGGTTTACTAGCTTATGGTTCTTCGTTCGATCAAATTGGACCCATCACGACTAATGTATATGACTGTGCTCTATTGATGGAGGTAATATCAGGTGCTGACAGCAAAGATGCAACGGCTTCCAATAAAAATGTAGACGAATATAGCAAGTTGGAAAAAGCCGGCAACCCTTTAAAAATTGCTTATCTTGATACTTGTTTTAATAACCCAGGATTAGATGATGAATTGCGTACACAATCATTTTCAATATTTGAACAACTGAGAGCAAAAGGACATACTGTTGAAGCTGTTGAATTCCCATATTTAGATTATTTGGTTCCCGCATATTATGTACTGACCACTGCAGAGGCTTCGAGTAATTTGAGCCGTTATCAGGGGCTTGCCTATGGCCACCGCACCAGTGAAAAAGGCGATTTGGATGCACTATTTAAAAGGTCGCGAAGTGAAGGTTTCGGGCGTGAGGTGCAACGCCGTATTATGCTAGGCACCTTTGTGCTTACCTCCGATTTTTATGATGCCTATTATACAAAAGCACAGCGTGTAAGAAGACTAATACAGGAAAGCACGGATAAAATATTAGCGGATTATGATTTTATTATCACACCCACCACACCCAGCACAGCCTTCAAATTTGGCGAAAAAACCAAAGACCCCGTTGCCATGTATTTGGCCGATATATTTACAGTGCAGGCCAACTTGAGTGGCCATCCTGCCATTTCTTTACCTGCGGGTGTCCATTCTAATGGAATGCCATGGGGTATTCAGTTAATGGGTACACAATTCGGGGAGAAAAAACTACTGAGCTTCTCTCAAGAATTGTCTAAAATCGTGTCCCTATAA
- a CDS encoding DUF5723 family protein has protein sequence MYCMRQSYKAILFVAAFFCRFYFVYGNEKPNLIIDSGNKVKLHQYPTELYINLSYTLDSRGITTKSIYDYFMGKHFTTDDINLLNRNLKNTSVLGQDFIVDIVYKRKNHFLNNIHYGFRSHFDGSIGKDLAGLASRGNAPYAGRNLDNMNLLFRSASWHKVGVSFGYYNNKQSEPTLALSLNYVSGNKYTYIHLSNTQIYTQQNGDYIDARWNVDYRSSVINKLFGFVGNGASIDFAYQKYFNKKNKIYPIYIQAQITDLGFITWNKNNKNLSWDSAIRFSGLDVGNIAQVTSKNYTDNLSDSLKNLLNSHYNYLKNSSVLPAIFLVKISKKYEMGSNLKGISSAYYNIYTQIDYMIYASYKPQLAMGVEVHKSRYALIPQIRFGGYGDYNIDLSYQYKSRKNKFQMGIKLNSLEALVAPKYQSGLGLMIQSKYTL, from the coding sequence ATGTATTGTATGAGACAAAGTTATAAAGCTATACTTTTTGTTGCTGCTTTTTTTTGTCGCTTCTATTTTGTGTATGGGAATGAGAAGCCTAATTTAATAATTGATTCCGGAAATAAAGTCAAATTGCATCAATATCCTACCGAACTTTATATTAACCTATCGTACACTCTGGATTCAAGAGGAATTACTACCAAATCGATATACGATTATTTTATGGGAAAGCATTTTACCACGGACGATATAAATTTATTAAATAGAAATTTAAAAAACACTTCAGTTCTCGGGCAAGATTTTATTGTAGATATTGTATATAAAAGGAAGAATCATTTTTTAAATAATATACATTACGGTTTTCGTTCGCATTTTGATGGAAGTATTGGTAAAGACTTAGCAGGCCTTGCCAGTAGAGGCAATGCACCTTATGCAGGAAGGAATTTAGACAATATGAATTTACTATTTCGCTCTGCGAGTTGGCATAAGGTGGGTGTTTCGTTTGGTTATTATAATAATAAGCAATCCGAACCTACCTTAGCACTTTCGTTAAATTATGTTTCAGGGAATAAGTATACATATATACACTTGAGTAATACACAAATATATACCCAACAAAATGGTGATTATATAGATGCTAGGTGGAACGTAGATTACAGGTCTTCCGTTATAAATAAACTTTTTGGTTTTGTAGGAAACGGAGCATCTATTGATTTCGCTTATCAGAAATATTTCAATAAAAAAAACAAAATATATCCAATTTATATTCAAGCACAAATTACGGATTTAGGTTTTATTACTTGGAATAAAAACAATAAGAATTTAAGTTGGGATAGTGCTATTAGATTCAGTGGTTTGGATGTAGGGAATATCGCTCAAGTAACCAGTAAAAACTATACTGATAATTTAAGCGACAGTTTAAAAAACTTATTAAATTCACATTATAATTATTTAAAAAACAGCTCGGTACTTCCAGCAATTTTTTTAGTTAAAATTTCGAAAAAATATGAAATGGGTAGTAATTTGAAGGGGATAAGCAGTGCATACTATAATATATATACTCAAATAGATTATATGATATATGCTTCCTATAAACCACAGCTAGCTATGGGAGTGGAGGTACACAAAAGTAGGTATGCATTGATTCCGCAAATACGCTTTGGTGGTTATGGCGATTATAATATTGACTTATCCTATCAATATAAAAGCAGGAAAAATAAATTCCAAATGGGTATTAAATTAAATAGCCTCGAGGCCTTGGTTGCACCTAAGTATCAGTCTGGTTTGGGATTAATGATACAATCTAAATATACTTTATAA
- a CDS encoding twin-arginine translocase TatA/TatE family subunit produces the protein MFTLNTLLNVPLILGGLGTGEIVLIVFVVLLLFGGKKIPELMRGIGNGVREFNDAKSNVKREIETEMKDKEKEKK, from the coding sequence ATGTTTACTTTAAATACCTTACTCAACGTGCCTCTAATACTTGGCGGACTAGGCACTGGCGAAATTGTCCTTATTGTATTTGTGGTGCTACTTCTTTTTGGTGGCAAAAAAATACCAGAACTTATGCGTGGCATTGGTAATGGCGTTCGCGAGTTTAACGATGCTAAAAGCAATGTGAAACGCGAAATTGAAACAGAAATGAAGGACAAAGAAAAAGAAAAAAAATAG
- the ruvC gene encoding crossover junction endodeoxyribonuclease RuvC — MQKTYDKIIIGIDPGTNIMGYGVVGCVGKNSELISLGVVKLDKYDNHSLKLKHIFERTLSLIDQYHPDEMALEAPFFGVNVQSMLKLGRAQGVAMAAALYRDIPITEYAPKKIKMAITGSGSASKEQVAAMLKAILKFEETPSFLDATDGLAVAYCHFLQNNSGANHTDKKVSGWASYVKNNPSKLK; from the coding sequence TTGCAGAAAACTTATGATAAAATAATAATAGGAATCGACCCAGGTACAAATATCATGGGATATGGTGTTGTGGGATGCGTTGGCAAGAATTCAGAACTTATAAGTTTAGGGGTTGTAAAGTTGGATAAGTATGATAATCATTCGCTCAAGTTGAAACATATTTTTGAAAGAACCTTATCGCTTATCGATCAATATCATCCCGATGAAATGGCCCTCGAAGCACCCTTCTTCGGTGTGAATGTGCAATCGATGCTTAAGCTTGGCAGGGCTCAAGGAGTTGCTATGGCGGCAGCACTATATAGAGATATTCCAATTACAGAATATGCACCGAAGAAAATAAAAATGGCTATTACCGGCAGTGGGTCAGCGTCGAAAGAACAAGTAGCTGCTATGCTGAAGGCTATATTAAAGTTTGAAGAAACGCCAAGCTTTCTCGATGCTACCGATGGTTTGGCAGTGGCTTATTGCCACTTTTTGCAAAACAATTCTGGAGCCAATCATACTGATAAAAAAGTAAGTGGTTGGGCTTCTTATGTGAAAAATAATCCCAGTAAATTAAAATAG
- a CDS encoding helical backbone metal receptor, whose product MTKNNTQEYYNTIDQMGRDIIVPRYPKRIVSLVPSQTELLYELGLTDEVVGQTIFCIHPLEQHGVKPRIGGTKKLSFEKIAALKPDLIIGNKEENEQGQIEELMKHYPVWMSDIKTLEDACEMIVAVGSVVGKNKEAIELKSKIVFGFESLPKIHPASCLYFIWRKPWMVAGHDTFIADMLNRIGLANLANTFDGRYPILTHDDIRKLSPQYILLSSEPYPFADKHIKELESICPNSKIVLVNGEMFSWYGSRLVDSIDFFKNTTFRKG is encoded by the coding sequence ATGACAAAAAATAACACTCAAGAATATTATAATACTATCGACCAAATGGGGAGAGATATTATAGTACCACGATATCCCAAAAGAATTGTATCATTGGTGCCTTCACAAACAGAACTATTATATGAGTTGGGGTTGACAGATGAGGTGGTTGGGCAAACTATATTTTGTATTCATCCGCTTGAGCAACATGGGGTAAAGCCCAGAATTGGTGGCACCAAGAAACTCAGTTTTGAAAAGATAGCAGCTTTGAAACCAGACTTAATAATAGGCAATAAAGAAGAGAATGAGCAAGGGCAAATAGAAGAGCTCATGAAACATTACCCTGTGTGGATGAGCGATATTAAAACCTTGGAAGATGCTTGTGAGATGATTGTGGCAGTGGGAAGTGTAGTAGGAAAGAATAAAGAAGCCATAGAATTGAAAAGTAAAATAGTATTTGGTTTTGAATCACTTCCGAAAATACATCCCGCATCTTGCCTTTACTTTATTTGGAGGAAACCTTGGATGGTTGCAGGGCATGATACTTTTATTGCAGATATGTTAAATAGAATTGGTCTCGCAAACTTGGCAAACACTTTTGATGGCAGATACCCAATTCTAACACATGATGATATAAGGAAACTATCGCCGCAATATATCTTGTTAAGTAGCGAACCTTATCCGTTCGCCGATAAGCACATAAAGGAGTTGGAATCAATTTGCCCCAATTCTAAAATTGTACTAGTTAATGGTGAGATGTTTAGTTGGTATGGTAGCAGATTGGTAGATTCAATCGATTTCTTCAAAAATACAACTTTTAGGAAAGGCTAA
- a CDS encoding glycosyltransferase family 2 protein, translating to MATNHPKVAAVILNYNGQKWLEKFLPFVKKSTYPNLDIIVGDNASTDDSVSYMKEHYPEIRLIINEENGGYTKGYNDCLKQVEADYYILLNSDIETPEHWIEPVIELMESDKNIAACQPKIKYYSDKNYFEYAGASGGYMDRYGYPFCRGRILETYEKDEGQYDNVQEVFWATGACLFVRANIYWQLNGLYEPLFAHMEEIDLCWRMKRAGYKVMVCPQSEVYHVGGGTLHKSNPRKTYYNFRNNLILLYRNLKGSFLFFIMLMRLILDGIAAIKFLVSGEGGNFKAVFKAHMHFYKWNFSHKGIIDKPFVASNKKLVGTYRGSIIWDYFARGKKYYTDLDSEKIL from the coding sequence ATGGCAACAAACCACCCCAAAGTAGCTGCCGTCATTCTCAATTATAATGGACAAAAATGGTTGGAAAAATTCTTGCCCTTTGTAAAAAAATCTACCTACCCCAATTTGGATATTATAGTGGGCGACAATGCCTCGACCGATGATTCTGTGTCTTATATGAAAGAGCATTACCCTGAAATTAGACTAATAATCAATGAAGAGAATGGAGGTTATACAAAAGGTTATAATGACTGCCTCAAGCAAGTAGAAGCCGATTATTATATATTATTGAATAGTGATATTGAAACTCCTGAGCATTGGATAGAACCTGTTATTGAGCTAATGGAAAGTGACAAAAATATCGCTGCCTGCCAACCCAAAATAAAGTATTATAGTGATAAAAATTATTTTGAGTATGCAGGTGCGAGTGGAGGTTATATGGATAGATATGGTTATCCATTTTGCAGAGGCCGTATACTAGAAACCTATGAAAAAGATGAAGGACAATATGATAATGTACAAGAAGTTTTTTGGGCAACAGGAGCCTGTTTATTTGTGCGTGCAAATATATATTGGCAGTTGAACGGATTATATGAGCCATTGTTCGCACACATGGAAGAAATTGATTTGTGTTGGCGAATGAAAAGAGCAGGGTATAAAGTAATGGTATGTCCGCAGAGTGAGGTATACCATGTGGGTGGAGGAACTTTGCACAAATCAAATCCCCGCAAAACATACTATAATTTTCGCAATAATTTAATTTTATTATATAGAAATTTGAAAGGGTCGTTTTTATTTTTTATCATGTTGATGCGTTTAATTTTGGATGGAATTGCCGCAATCAAATTTTTAGTATCGGGCGAGGGAGGTAATTTTAAGGCGGTGTTCAAAGCACACATGCATTTTTATAAATGGAATTTTAGTCATAAAGGTATAATAGATAAACCCTTTGTGGCAAGTAATAAAAAACTAGTAGGTACTTATAGGGGTTCTATTATTTGGGACTATTTTGCTAGAGGTAAAAAATATTATACAGATTTAGATTCCGAAAAAATATTGTAG
- a CDS encoding transglycosylase SLT domain-containing protein, protein MKKHISVLVLCLASLFVKGDNEYQQRLSSLHYSIPLPYNDYIKNYIDYYLNSPQQTKKILGLWKHFETIIEKQVKISQMPEELKFLPIALSSMNPSSINGAGASGPWMIMFNDGKMQKLKQTSFIDERRDWEKSSKAACNYFKDLLNIYNNDWMLAMAAYANTPAAVNKAIITSGISMNYWSIYLSLPAETRDIVPKFVAAVYIANFYKLHDLSPEALDLPMEIDSIAVDRKLTFDQISSVINVPIRTLELLNPIYKKREIPFAEIRYILRLPKGKGQLFEDKKYDIYSHIPVKPTDNKPNVKRDTATTQKPQPAIVKVAYTVKRGETLAGVCDYFDCTLYLARYWNRLKNNYVVPGKVLYFWVTTEKKNYYESINTLTPAQKKTLSVKD, encoded by the coding sequence GTGAAAAAGCATATCAGTGTTCTCGTTTTGTGTTTAGCATCGTTGTTTGTAAAGGGCGACAATGAATATCAGCAAAGGTTATCTAGCCTGCATTATTCTATCCCATTACCCTATAATGATTATATAAAGAATTATATTGATTACTATTTGAATAGTCCACAGCAAACTAAAAAAATATTAGGCCTTTGGAAACACTTTGAAACTATTATAGAAAAGCAGGTGAAAATTAGTCAAATGCCTGAAGAACTTAAATTCCTTCCCATTGCCCTGAGCAGTATGAATCCAAGCAGTATAAATGGAGCAGGAGCAAGTGGCCCTTGGATGATTATGTTCAACGATGGTAAAATGCAGAAACTAAAACAAACCTCCTTCATTGATGAACGGAGAGATTGGGAAAAATCGAGCAAGGCTGCTTGCAATTATTTTAAAGATTTATTAAATATATATAATAACGATTGGATGCTTGCTATGGCTGCATATGCAAATACACCTGCTGCTGTAAACAAAGCTATAATAACCAGCGGTATCAGCATGAACTACTGGAGTATCTATCTTAGCCTGCCTGCTGAAACACGAGATATTGTTCCCAAATTTGTAGCGGCGGTATATATAGCTAATTTTTATAAATTACATGATTTGTCGCCCGAAGCACTAGACCTACCTATGGAAATAGATAGTATTGCTGTAGACCGAAAACTAACTTTTGATCAAATTTCATCAGTAATTAATGTCCCTATTCGTACTTTGGAATTATTAAACCCTATATATAAAAAGCGAGAAATCCCTTTCGCCGAAATTCGTTATATATTAAGGTTACCTAAAGGTAAAGGGCAATTATTTGAAGACAAAAAGTATGATATATATAGTCATATCCCTGTAAAACCAACCGATAATAAACCTAATGTAAAACGTGATACCGCCACCACTCAAAAGCCACAACCGGCAATAGTAAAGGTAGCCTATACGGTGAAAAGAGGTGAAACTTTGGCAGGAGTATGCGATTATTTTGATTGTACCCTATACCTAGCCCGATACTGGAATAGACTTAAAAATAATTATGTTGTACCCGGAAAAGTATTATACTTTTGGGTGACTACAGAAAAGAAAAATTATTATGAGAGTATCAATACGCTTACTCCAGCACAAAAGAAAACTTTAAGCGTGAAAGACTAA
- a CDS encoding M48 family metallopeptidase, whose amino-acid sequence MMDFYFKPNTPPNKAGAEVNDLGLLITLSNGIKVQWDKSKIHKSILFQDGNYIIQYGDEPIEKFETADKSIMINLHKQHPKSGFHIPKKSTIFKGASVFILIIVFIILFFVGFYTIGLDWIARGVASALPVSTEESIGQTLYESAVPSSTINIKKTKLLNDFFKQLNYPSDYHIQLTYIDSNMINAFALPGGHLVVMSGIIKEMKSYEELAALIGHEISHINGKHVTRSLVRTAGAYILISAVIGDLTGIAAAIAENGDALRSLQFSRDLETEADEKGLELMQKNNINPDGILKLFERLKKAEQGGPSEFLSTHPATDNRIQHIKEKIVASHFQTSGTGVNVAILQTLFEQIRSSQ is encoded by the coding sequence ATGATGGATTTCTACTTTAAACCCAATACACCTCCTAATAAAGCTGGGGCCGAAGTCAATGATTTGGGCTTACTAATCACGCTATCTAATGGGATAAAAGTACAATGGGATAAATCGAAAATCCATAAAAGTATTCTATTTCAAGATGGGAACTATATAATACAATATGGAGATGAACCTATTGAAAAATTTGAAACTGCGGATAAAAGTATTATGATTAATTTGCACAAGCAACACCCGAAATCGGGATTTCATATTCCTAAAAAATCTACCATATTTAAGGGAGCATCTGTTTTTATCCTTATTATAGTTTTCATCATATTGTTTTTTGTGGGATTTTACACCATTGGCTTAGATTGGATTGCACGTGGAGTGGCTTCTGCCTTGCCGGTTTCTACGGAAGAGAGTATTGGGCAAACATTATATGAAAGTGCAGTACCTTCAAGTACTATTAATATAAAAAAAACAAAACTACTGAATGATTTTTTTAAACAATTAAATTATCCCAGCGATTATCATATTCAGCTTACTTATATTGATAGCAATATGATAAATGCATTTGCACTTCCCGGCGGACATTTAGTGGTAATGAGTGGTATCATAAAGGAGATGAAAAGCTATGAAGAATTGGCAGCGTTGATAGGTCATGAAATATCACATATTAACGGCAAGCACGTTACGCGTTCATTGGTGCGAACGGCTGGAGCATATATATTAATTAGTGCAGTAATAGGTGATTTAACAGGGATAGCCGCGGCGATTGCCGAGAATGGGGACGCTCTTCGGTCACTACAATTTTCACGCGATTTGGAAACAGAAGCCGACGAAAAAGGACTAGAACTGATGCAGAAAAATAATATAAATCCAGACGGGATACTCAAGCTTTTTGAGCGGTTAAAAAAAGCTGAGCAAGGAGGACCCTCCGAGTTTCTGTCTACACATCCAGCCACTGATAACAGAATTCAACATATCAAAGAAAAAATAGTTGCATCCCATTTTCAAACCTCAGGAACAGGGGTAAATGTAGCCATCTTACAAACGCTTTTTGAACAAATAAGAAGTTCACAATAA